AAGTAGTATGCAAGCATACTAATTTAGTAGGCAATTACGTATCTTTACCCCTTCTCATTACACTGTCACAAACTAAACCACGCAATTCAGATGGCTACAGAATCGCTGGAATTACAGGGATTAAATTTTAATTTATCGGAAGAACACCTGGCCGTGAAGGAAGCCGCCCGTGATTTCGCTCAGAATGAACTATTACCCGGCATCATCGAACGTGATAATGAAGCGCGTTTCCCTACTGAGCAGGTCAAACGCATGGGCGAGCTAGGCTTCCTGGGCATGATGGTATCGCCTGACTATGGCGGGGGAGGTATGGATACGATTTCTTACGTGCTGGCAATGGAAGAGATTTCTAAGGTCGATGCCTCGGCTTCGGTGATAATGTCGGTCAATAACTCGCTCGTTTGTTATGGGCTGGAAGCGTTCGGCACTGAAGAGCAGAAGCAGCAATACCTTACCCGACTGGCATCCGGCGAAATAATTGGCGCATTCTGCCTATCGGAGCCCGAAGCAGGTTCGGATGCGACCTCTCAAAGCACTACAGCCGAAGACAAAGGTGATTATTATTTAGTGAATGGGACTAAAAACTGGATTACCAACGGCAACTCGTCGGGCGTGTGTTTAGTAATTGCGCAAACCGATCGCGAAAAGGGCCACCGAGGCATCAATTGCCTGATCGTCGAAAAGGGGACACCCGGTTTTGTGGTCGGTAAAAAGGAAGATAAGATGGGTATTCGGGCCTCAGATACGCATTCGTTGCTGTTTACCGACGTAAAAGTGCCTAAAGAAAATCGCATTGGCGTCGATGGTTTTGGGTTTAAATTTGCCATGTCAACCCTAAACGGTGGCCGTATCGGCATTGCGGCTCAGGCTCTGGGTATTGCAGCCGGAGCTTATGAACTAGCCTTAAAGTATAGTCAGGAACGCAAATCGTTTGGCAAGCAAATCTTTGAGCATCAGGCCATTCAGTTTAAGCTGGCCGAAATGGCCACAAAAATCGAAGCAGCTCGGTTACTGGTTTATAAAGCTGCCCGATTGAAAGACGAACATAAAGACTATGTTCAGGCGGCCGCTATGGCCAAATTATTTGCCTCTGAAATAGCCATGTGGGCCACCACCGAAGCCGTACAGATTCATGGCGGATACGGTTATGTGAAAGAATTTCACGTGGAGCGCCTTATGCGGGATGCAAAAATTACTCAGATATATGAAGGTACATCCGAAATACAAAAATTAGTGATAGCCAGAGAGCTAATCCGATGAAGTAATTACATCTAAAATTGAATTTTTATCATTCGATAATGCGTGTTCGGCCTGAATACGCATTATTTTTTTTATTTTTTGGAAACTTTTATACTTGTATTAGTTTTGTACAAATTATTAGTTTTGTGCAACTTTGAGCGCAATACAACTTCGGCAACACGCACCTTTCATCTATGGAAGA
This window of the Spirosoma aerolatum genome carries:
- a CDS encoding acyl-CoA dehydrogenase, whose product is MATESLELQGLNFNLSEEHLAVKEAARDFAQNELLPGIIERDNEARFPTEQVKRMGELGFLGMMVSPDYGGGGMDTISYVLAMEEISKVDASASVIMSVNNSLVCYGLEAFGTEEQKQQYLTRLASGEIIGAFCLSEPEAGSDATSQSTTAEDKGDYYLVNGTKNWITNGNSSGVCLVIAQTDREKGHRGINCLIVEKGTPGFVVGKKEDKMGIRASDTHSLLFTDVKVPKENRIGVDGFGFKFAMSTLNGGRIGIAAQALGIAAGAYELALKYSQERKSFGKQIFEHQAIQFKLAEMATKIEAARLLVYKAARLKDEHKDYVQAAAMAKLFASEIAMWATTEAVQIHGGYGYVKEFHVERLMRDAKITQIYEGTSEIQKLVIARELIR